In Arachis stenosperma cultivar V10309 chromosome 1, arast.V10309.gnm1.PFL2, whole genome shotgun sequence, one DNA window encodes the following:
- the LOC130939855 gene encoding uncharacterized protein LOC130939855 isoform X2, producing MSVSFPGSRCSIYAVLWSLLGCFFLLQLYLNTRQRDGKGGREVQFRVTHLPQFREIQELEEIHFQLSPPRGKRSPRALKRRPKHRTPTLADELMDENSQLRQLFFPGKKSVVDPMITAQNDSYYYYPGKIWLDTDGNPIQAHGGGILYEEKSSTYYWYGEYKDGPTYRAHKKGAYRVDIIGVACYSSKDLWTWKHEGIVLAAEETNKSHDLYKSNVLERPKVIYNEKTRKYVMWMHVDDANYTKASVGVAISDTPDGPFDYLGSQRPHGYDSRDMTIFKDDDGVAYIIYSSFDNSELHIGPLTEDYLDVTLDMRRILVGEHREAPALFKHQGTYYMITSGCTGWAPNEALAHAAESIMGPWETMGNPCVGGNKMLRLTTFFAQSTFVLPLPRFPGSFIFMADRWNPVDLRDSRYVWLPLIVAGPVDQPLEYSFEFPLWSRISIYWHRQWRLPQGWSIS from the exons ATGTCGGTTAGTTTTCCAG GGAGCAGATGTTCTATATATGCCGTGTTATGGAGCTTGTTAGGATGCTTTTTTCTGCTTCAGTTGTATTTGAATACTCGCCAAAGAGATGGAAAAGGTGGCAGAGAGGTTCAATTTCGGGTGACTCATCTTCCTCAGTTCCGTGAGATTCAAGAACTGGAAGAGATACACTTCCAATTGTCCCCACCACGAGGCAAGAGATCCCCTCGGGCGCTGAAGCGCAGGCCTAAGCATCGGACTCCCACTTTGGCAGAtgaactcatggatgagaattccCAACTAAGACAATTATTTTTTCCTGGTAAAAAGAGTGTTGTAGATCCGATGATTACTGCACAGAATGATAGCTATTACTACTACCCCGGGAAGATTTGGTTGGATACAGACGGAAATCCTATTCAAGCTCATGGAGGGGGCATTCTTTATGAAGAAAAATCAAGCACATACTATTGGTATGGTGAATACAAAGATGGTCCTACATACCGTGCTCACAAGAAAGGAGCTTATCGT GTGGACATTATAGGAGTTGCTTGTTATTCTTCTAAGGATCTTTGGACATGGAAACATGAGGGAATTGTTTTGGCGGCAGAGGAAACAAACAAATCCCATGATCTTTACAAGTCCAATGTGCTTGAGAGGCCGAAAGTGATTTACAATGAGAAGACTCGAAAGTATGTGATGTGGATGCATGTCGATGATGCTAATTATACCAAAGCTTCTGTTGGTGTAGCCATTAGTGATACACCTGATGGTCCTTTTGATTATCTTGGTAGCCAAAGGCCCCATGGATATGATAGCAGGGACATGACAATTTTCAAAGACGATGATGGCGTGGCATACATAATCTACTCCTCCTTTGATAATAGCGAACTCCACATTGGACCACTGACCGAAGATTATCTCGACGTTACACTAGACATGAGGAGGATTCTTGTGGGAGAGCATAGAGAAGCGCCTGCTCTCTTCAAGCACCAAGGCACATATTACATGATCACTTCAGGGTGTACAGGATGGGCCCCAAACGAGGCTCTGGCTCATGCGGCCGAGTCAATAATGGGGCCTTGGGAAACAATGGGAAATCCGTGCGTTGGAGGAAACAAGATGTTAAGACTAACTACCTTCTTTGCTCAGAGCACTTTTGTGCTTCCCCTACCAAGATTCCCAGGTTCGTTTATCTTCATGGCAGATAGGTGGAATCCGGTGGACTTGAGAGACTCACGATATGTCTGGTTGCCGCTGATAGTGGCCGGACCAGTCGACCAACCACTGGAATACAGTTTTGAATTTCCTTTGTGGTCAAGAATTTCCATCTACTGGCATAGACAATGGAGACTGCCTCAGGGGTGGAGCATATCTTAA
- the LOC130939855 gene encoding uncharacterized protein LOC130939855 isoform X1 yields the protein MRMRNVYRKPMALHFNAGSRCSIYAVLWSLLGCFFLLQLYLNTRQRDGKGGREVQFRVTHLPQFREIQELEEIHFQLSPPRGKRSPRALKRRPKHRTPTLADELMDENSQLRQLFFPGKKSVVDPMITAQNDSYYYYPGKIWLDTDGNPIQAHGGGILYEEKSSTYYWYGEYKDGPTYRAHKKGAYRVDIIGVACYSSKDLWTWKHEGIVLAAEETNKSHDLYKSNVLERPKVIYNEKTRKYVMWMHVDDANYTKASVGVAISDTPDGPFDYLGSQRPHGYDSRDMTIFKDDDGVAYIIYSSFDNSELHIGPLTEDYLDVTLDMRRILVGEHREAPALFKHQGTYYMITSGCTGWAPNEALAHAAESIMGPWETMGNPCVGGNKMLRLTTFFAQSTFVLPLPRFPGSFIFMADRWNPVDLRDSRYVWLPLIVAGPVDQPLEYSFEFPLWSRISIYWHRQWRLPQGWSIS from the exons ATGAGGATGAGGAACGTATACCGGAAACCAATGGCTTTACATTTCAATGCAGGGAGCAGATGTTCTATATATGCCGTGTTATGGAGCTTGTTAGGATGCTTTTTTCTGCTTCAGTTGTATTTGAATACTCGCCAAAGAGATGGAAAAGGTGGCAGAGAGGTTCAATTTCGGGTGACTCATCTTCCTCAGTTCCGTGAGATTCAAGAACTGGAAGAGATACACTTCCAATTGTCCCCACCACGAGGCAAGAGATCCCCTCGGGCGCTGAAGCGCAGGCCTAAGCATCGGACTCCCACTTTGGCAGAtgaactcatggatgagaattccCAACTAAGACAATTATTTTTTCCTGGTAAAAAGAGTGTTGTAGATCCGATGATTACTGCACAGAATGATAGCTATTACTACTACCCCGGGAAGATTTGGTTGGATACAGACGGAAATCCTATTCAAGCTCATGGAGGGGGCATTCTTTATGAAGAAAAATCAAGCACATACTATTGGTATGGTGAATACAAAGATGGTCCTACATACCGTGCTCACAAGAAAGGAGCTTATCGT GTGGACATTATAGGAGTTGCTTGTTATTCTTCTAAGGATCTTTGGACATGGAAACATGAGGGAATTGTTTTGGCGGCAGAGGAAACAAACAAATCCCATGATCTTTACAAGTCCAATGTGCTTGAGAGGCCGAAAGTGATTTACAATGAGAAGACTCGAAAGTATGTGATGTGGATGCATGTCGATGATGCTAATTATACCAAAGCTTCTGTTGGTGTAGCCATTAGTGATACACCTGATGGTCCTTTTGATTATCTTGGTAGCCAAAGGCCCCATGGATATGATAGCAGGGACATGACAATTTTCAAAGACGATGATGGCGTGGCATACATAATCTACTCCTCCTTTGATAATAGCGAACTCCACATTGGACCACTGACCGAAGATTATCTCGACGTTACACTAGACATGAGGAGGATTCTTGTGGGAGAGCATAGAGAAGCGCCTGCTCTCTTCAAGCACCAAGGCACATATTACATGATCACTTCAGGGTGTACAGGATGGGCCCCAAACGAGGCTCTGGCTCATGCGGCCGAGTCAATAATGGGGCCTTGGGAAACAATGGGAAATCCGTGCGTTGGAGGAAACAAGATGTTAAGACTAACTACCTTCTTTGCTCAGAGCACTTTTGTGCTTCCCCTACCAAGATTCCCAGGTTCGTTTATCTTCATGGCAGATAGGTGGAATCCGGTGGACTTGAGAGACTCACGATATGTCTGGTTGCCGCTGATAGTGGCCGGACCAGTCGACCAACCACTGGAATACAGTTTTGAATTTCCTTTGTGGTCAAGAATTTCCATCTACTGGCATAGACAATGGAGACTGCCTCAGGGGTGGAGCATATCTTAA